A portion of the Rhinolophus sinicus isolate RSC01 linkage group LG16, ASM3656204v1, whole genome shotgun sequence genome contains these proteins:
- the ZNRF3 gene encoding E3 ubiquitin-protein ligase ZNRF3 isoform X2, which translates to MHPLGLCNNNDEEDLYEYGWVGVVKLEQPELDPKPCLTVLGKAKRAVQRGATAVIFDVSENPEAIDQLNQGSEDPLKRPVVYVKGADAIKLMNIVNKQKVARARIQHRPPRQPTEYFDMGIFLAFFVVVSLVCLILLVKIKLKQRRSQNSMNRLAVQALEKMETRKFNSKNKGRREGSCGALDTLSSSSTSDCAICLEKYIDGEELRVIPCTHRFHRKCVDPWLLQHHTCPHCRHNIIEQKGNPSTVCMETSSLARSRQQRVMLPVHYPGRVHRTNAIPAYPTRTSMDSHGNPVTLLTVDRHGEQSLYSPQTPTYIRGYPPLHLDHTLAPHRCSLEHRAYSPAHPFRRPKFSGRSFSKAACFSQYETMYQHYYFQGLSYPEQEGQAPPGLAPRGPSRAFPPNGSGSLLFPTVVHMAPPSHLESGSTSSFSCYHGHRSVCSGYLADCPGSDSSSSSSSSGQCHCSSSDSVVDCTEVSNQGVYGSCSTFRSSLSSDYDPFIYRSRSPCRTSDVGGSGSSGRGPVVHLEGSPPSEELAAARSQGAGCGEPWPGPASPLGDQLSTCSLEMNYSSNSSLEHRGPNSSTSEVGLEASPGAAPDLRRTWKGGREGASCACCCEPQPSSLEPSVGAAGGSTLFLGPPLCEGCGPTGGESQPGSSQGLYGLHPDHLPRTDGVKYEGLPCCFYEEKQVAHGGGGGSGCYTEDCSVSVQYTLAQEPPPSCHPGAWDLSQRIPIIPEDVDCDVGLPSDFQGTHGLGLWGGTLGPDVLQPHRDLGGAQEEERVLCCQSRTPLLPDCPPDEAGATRAGFPSASQDIQEANTTATEAAGQRSRPADSGGGTRA; encoded by the exons GCCAAGCGAGCAGTACAGCGGGGAGCCACAGCAGTCATCTTCGATGTGTCTGAAAACCCAGAAGCTATCGACCAG CTAAACCAGGGTTCCGAAGACCCGCTCAAGAGGCCGGTTGTGTATGTGAAGGGCGCAGATGCCATCAAGCTGATGAACATCGTCAACAAGCAGAAAGTGGCTCGGGCAAGGATTCAGCACCGCCCCCCTCGA CAACCCACGGAATACTTTGACATGGGGATTTTCCTGGCTTTCTTTGTCGTGGTCTCCTTGGTCTGCCTCATCCTCCTTGTCAAAATCAAGCTGAAGCAGCGACGCAGTCAG AATTCCATGAACAGGCTGGCTGTGCAGGCTCTGGAAAAGATGGAAACCAGGAAGTTCAATTCCAAGAACAAGGGACGCCGGGAGGGGAGCTGTGGCGCCCTGGACACACTCAGCAGCAGCTCCACGTCTGACTGTGCCATCTGCCTTGAGAAGTATATTGACGGAGAG gaGCTGCGGGTTATCCCCTGTACTCACCGCTTTCACAGGAAGTGCGTGGACCCGTGGCTGCTGCAGCACCACACCTGTCCCCATTGTCGGCACAACATCATAG AACAAAAGGGCAACCCCAGCACTGTGTGCATGGAGACCAGCAGCCTCGCGCGCAGCCGGCAGCAGAGGGTGATGCTGCCGGTGCACTACCCGGGCCGCGTGCACAGGACCAATGCCATCCCAGCCTACCCTACCAGGACAAGCATGGATTCCCACGGGAACCCTGTCACGCTGCTGACCGTGGACCGGCACGGGGAGCAGAGCCTCTATTCGCCGCAGACCCCCACCTATATCCGCGGCTACCCACCCCTCCACCTGGACCACACCCTGGCCCCGCACCGCTGCAGCCTGGAGCACCGGGCCTACTCACCAGCCCACCCCTTCCGCAGGCCCAAGTTTAGTGGCCGCAGCTTCTCCAAGGCAGCTTGCTTCTCCCAGTATGAGACCATGTACCAACACTACTACTTCCAAGGCCTCAGCTACCCCGAGCAGGAGGGTCAGGCCCCACCCGGCCTCGCTCCCAGGGGCCCATCCCGTGCCTTTCCCCCCAATGGCAGCGGCAGCCTGCTCTTCCCCACGGTGGTGCACATGGCCCCGCCCTCGCACCTGGAGAGTGGCAGCACGTCCAGCTTCAGCTGCTACCACGGCCACCGCTCGGTGTGCAGTGGCTACCTGGCTGACTGCCCGGGCAgcgacagcagcagcagcagcagcagctcggGCCAGTGCCACTGCTCGTCCAGTGACTCAGTGGTGGATTGTACCGAGGTCAGCAACCAGGGAGTGTACGGGAGCTGCTCCACCTTCCGGAGCTCCCTCAGCAGCGACTATGACCCCTTCATCTACCGCAGCCGGAGCCCCTGTCGCACCAGTGACGTGGGGGGCTCAGGCAGCTCAGGCCGGGGGCCTGTCGTGCACCTCGAGGGCTCCCCGCCATCCGAGGAGCTCGCAGCAGCCCGTAGTCAAGGTGCTGGGTGTGGGGAGCCTtggcctggccctgcctctcCCTTGGGGGACCAGCTGTCCACCTGCAGCCTGGAGATGAACTACAGCAGCAACTCCTCCCTGGAGCACAGGGGGCCCAACAGCTCTACCTCAGAAGTGGGGCTCGAGGCTTCTCCTGGGGCCGCCCCGGACCTCAGGAGGACCTGGAAGGGGGGCCGTGAGGGGGCGTCGTGTGCCTGCTGCTGCGAGCCCCAGCCCTCCTCACTGGAGCCCAGCGTGGGAGCGGCTGGGGGCAGCACCTTATTCCTGGGCCCCCCCCTCTGTGAGGGCTGTGGCCCCACAGGTGGGGAGTCACAGCCGGGAAGCTCCCAGGGCCTGTATGGCCTTCACCCAGACCATTTGCCTAGGACAGATGGGGTGAAATATGAGGGCCTGCCCTGCTGCTTCTATGAAGAGAAGCAGGTGGCCCACGGCGGCGGAGGGGGCAGCGGCTGCTATACTGAGGATTGCTCGGTGAGCGTACAGTACACGCTCGCCCAGGAGCCCCCGCCCAGCTGCCACCCGGGGGCCTGGGACTTGAGCCAGCGCATCCCCATCATTCCCGAGGATGTGGACTGTGACGTGGGCCTGCCCTCAGACTTCCAAGGGACCCATGGCCTCGGCCTCTGGGGTGGGACGCTGGGCCCCGACGTCTTGCAGCCCCACAGGGACCTGGGGGGAGCCCAGGAAGAAGAGCGGGTTCTGTGCTGCCAGTCCAGGACACCACTGCTTCCTGACTGCCCTCCGGATGAGGCGGGGGCCACCAGGGCCGGCTTCCCCAGTGCCTCCCAGGACATTCAGGAGGCTAACACCACAGCCACTGAGGCTGCAG GACAGAGATCTCGCCCAGCAGACAGCGGTGGTGGCACAAGAGCCTGA